The sequence AGTCAGGAAAACAAATTTCATATTTTCCGTTCGAGCCTTTAAAAGCTGTTCATAATCCCTTTCGGCCACATCGTGGTCCGAATAAAGAGCAAAAAGAGACGAGCCACTTCCAGACATATATACATTTCTTTGCAGCAACAACACCATCTCTTTTTTTGCAGCCCTGATCTCAGGGTATAAATTGCATGCCGACTCTTCAAGATCGTTATGCAAAATCTCCCTCCCATCAAGTTTCATTCCGAATGGCAGTGCATTCGAACTCGGATTTATATTATATGAAGGAACAAATGTCAATCCAAATTCTAATTTTTTGAAAACATTTACTGTTGAAGCAGGCACCCCCGGATTAACAACAATCACAGACAGAGGTGGCATCTGCCTACAAGGAATGAGCTTTTCACCCACACCGGAGGCGAACGCCGGCTTTTGAAAGATAAAAAAAGGAACATCTGCGCCCAGGGTTAAGCCCAAACGCATCAGTTCATCTATGGAAAATGGATTTTCGCTGTACTCATTCAAAGCCAGCAGTACACAGGCAGCATTTGAACTGCCCCCGCCAAGTCCACCGCATACAGGAATTTTTTTTTCAATATGAATGGTCAGATCATGGAACCCGGGATCTGCTTTTTTATCAAGCATAGCAGCCCTGAAAAGGGCTGCGGCTCTGCATGCCAGATTTCCATCGCCTTCCGGCACATCCGGATGGCTGCACACCGCTCTGATGCCGTTACCCGACCTGACGATTTCCAGACGGTCGGCAAGTGTCAAAGGGGCCATCAGGGAATACAGCTCATGATAACCATCCGCCCGCCTGCCCGTGACATACAAAAACAAATTAATTTTAGCAGGAGAAAAGAACACCTATCAGGCCTTAGCTTTCACATAGGCCATGCGCAACTCACTGAGCAGGGCTTTAAGCAGATTTTTCTCATCATCGGTCAAATTACCTTCCGTTTTCTCCTGAAGCATTGCAATCATATCAATGGTGTGTTTGGCCATTGCCAAATCTCTTGTTTTTTTCCCGGTTGAGGGGTCCTCCACGGTGCCAAGCTGTACAAGACCGGATGAATACAACGACAAAATAAAACTTGAAAAATCTATTTTGGGTAGTGCGCTTTCAGGGGCTGAGCCATTGGTTTGCCCCTCATTCATTACAAATCCATCTCCCTGGGCCATGTTTCCTCCTTTGTGTCACGACAAAATTATAATCCACCCCGCAATACTACGACATCCATTGCGGTTATAACATGGGATAGCCAAATCTGCCATGACCTTTAGATTCTATGCATTCTCAATATTTAATCTTCCAGGGCATACTGAGCGGCCCTGAGGGTATTTTTCATGAGCATGGCAATGGTCATGGGCCCTACGCCGCCCGGCACAGGAGTAATTTTCCCTGCAATTGCTTTGGCGGCATCAAAGTCCACGTCACCTTTGAGAATGGCTTTTCCGGTGGTTTCATTCACACCCACACGGTTGACACCGACGTCAATAACAGTGGCACCCGGTTTAATCCATTCGGGTTTTACAAGATCCGGGACGCCTGCAGCAACAACAAGGATATCTGCACGTTTGCAATGGGCGGCAAGATTTTTGGTCCTTGTATGCACTATGGTCACGGTGGCATTGGCACAAGCACCTTTTTGCGCCAGCATAATGGCGATGGGTTTACCAACGATGTTAGAACGGCCGACCACAACCACCTCTGCCCCGCTTGTCTGGGTGCCGGAACGAGCAATCATCTCCTGGATACCGGCCGGGGTACAGGGCAAAAATTTTGCTTCATCACCGCCGATCATCAGGCGGCCCACATTCACGGGGTGAAACGCATCCACATCTTTGTCCGGATTTATCGCATTAATCACCTTTTTGTCGTCAATATGTTTGGGCAGCGGCAACTGAACCAGGATGCCGTGGATGTCGGGATCATTGTTGTATTTATCAATTAAAGCCAATAGGTCCGCTTCGCTGATATCTTCAGGCTGATCATCCTGGATTTCATTAAATCCAACAGACAACGCTGTTTTGACCTTTAAAGTGACATAACTGACAGACGCGGGATTGCTACCCACAAGAATGGTCACCAGGCCAGGCACTTTGCCGTGTTTGGCCTTCATCTTTTCAACATCAGTCTTAATTTCAGCCAGAATAGTCTTCCTAATCTCGGTTCCGCTAATAATTTCCGCGGTCATACACTTTCTCCTGCTATGTTCCGGTCAAGAAAAAAAACGATATACAGTACCGTTGCCTTTACCGGATTGGTTAAATCTTGATCTTAAAAATTAAAATATCCCCTGAACCTTACCGGTTTCAACGTCAACATCAATGCGTTTAAAGGCGGGGTTGGAGCAAGTTCCGGGCATCAAAGAGATGTCGCCGGCAACAGGAACAATAAACCCTGCACCCCTGTAAATCAGGACTTCACGTATAGCCAGCCTCCAATCTTTAGGCGCCCCTTTAAGCCCAGGATTATCAGACAAAGACAGGTGGGTTTTCACCATACACACGCCCATCTTGGTTACGTCCGGATCCGCCTGCAGCAGTTCCAGTTTCCTGTCGGCAACCGGCGAATAATCAACGCCGTCAGCACCGTAAACCTCCTTGGCAATAAGTTCGATCCTTTGTTTAAGGGGCATATCCAGCATATAGAGGAACTTAAATTCCGTTTTTTCCTCACATGCGTCAACAACAGCCTCGGCAAATTCGATGGCGCCGGCACCGCCTTTTTCCCAGTGACGGGAAAGAGCCACCCGGGCACCTTCAGCCTCGACCAGTTCACGCACCTTGGCGATTTCAGCGTCGGTATCGGTATAAAACGCATTGATGCAAACAACCGGAGAGATACCGGCTTTGCGCACGTTGCGGATATGATGGATGAGATTCACACATCCTTTTTCAACCCATCCAACGTTTTCAGCACCGTACGCTTGGGGCATGGGCTTTCCCGGCACAGGCACAGGCGCACCACCGTGACACTTCAAAGCACGGATCGTTGCAACAATCACGGCACAGTCAGGCGTCAGTCCCGAATAGCGGCATTTCAGGTTCCAGAATTTTTCAAACCCGATACCGGCACCAAAGCCCGATTCGGTCACGTGATAATCTGCCAGTTTCAAGCCAACCTTGTCTGCAATAATAGAGCTCTGACCAATGGCAATATTGGCAAAAGGCGCGGCATGAACAATCACAGGCTGACCTTCCAGGGTCTGCATCAAAGAGGGCTTCATGGCATCAACCATCCAGGCGGTCATAGCCCCGGCAACTTTTAAGTCTTCGGTGGTAACCGGTGTGCCCTTCTTGGTGTATGCCACAACGATTTTCCCCATTCTTTCACGCATATCCTTAAGGTCAGTGGCCAGGGAAAGGATGGCCATAACCTCTGAAGAAACGGCAATACCGAATTTGGATTTCATCATAAACCCGTCAAACTTGCCGTTTACGCCGTCAATACCGATGATGATGTTACGCAGGGCCTGGCAGCAAAAATCCATCACCCAGCCCATTTCAATGTTGGTGGAATCGATATCTATCCGCCCCATACCCGAAAGGCGCTCCAACTGCTCATCTGTATAATTTCTTTCGTGCTGCATACGAGACGTCAGGGCAACCATGGCCAGATTATGGGCGTTCATGATGGCATTAATGTCGCCGGTAAACCCTAAAGAAAAGGGTGTTAAAGGAATACACTGGGCCAGGCCGCCGCCGGCGGCAGAGCCCTTGATGTTCATAGTCGGACCACCTGACGGCTGACGAATGGCAGCGGAAACACGTTTCCCCAACTTCCCCAGGCCCTGCACCAGCCCTATGGCAGAGGTGGATTTGCCTTCACCAAGGGGGGTGGGGGTAATGGCGGTGACATCAATGTATTTTCCGTTGGGCTTGTCTTTCAGCCGGTTAAGCACTTTCATAAAATCAATTTTGCCAATGTAATGCCCATGTGGCAGCAATTCGTCTTCGGTTAGTCCAAGTTTTTCACCAATTTTATAAATGGTGAGCATTCTTTTTTCGGCATCTTCTGCAATTTCCCAATCCGCATGTTTGGTTGGATCCAACGCCATAACCAACCTCCTTTATTTTTTATTTACTAAGAGCGGCAATTGTGGTGTCAAGCATTCTGTTGGAATACCCCCACTCATTGTCAAACCATGCCTGAATTTTTACAAGCCGGGCTCCCGATACCCGGGTCTGGGGCAAATCAACAATGGCCGATCGGGGATCATGGTTAAAATCACAAGACACCAACTGCTCATCATTCACCCCTAAAACGCCATTCAAATCTGTTTCTGCGGCCCGGGTAAGCAGATCATTGATCTGCGCTGCATCCGTATCCGCCGCCACAACCAAAGCAATATCCATAATGGAAACATTGGTGGTCGGGACCCGTATAGCCAGCGTTTCAAATCTATTATCCAGATGGGGCAGAATCCTGCCGATTCCCTTTGCCAGGGACGTACTCACCGGAATAATA is a genomic window of uncultured Desulfobacter sp. containing:
- the ispE gene encoding 4-(cytidine 5'-diphospho)-2-C-methyl-D-erythritol kinase; this translates as MFFSPAKINLFLYVTGRRADGYHELYSLMAPLTLADRLEIVRSGNGIRAVCSHPDVPEGDGNLACRAAALFRAAMLDKKADPGFHDLTIHIEKKIPVCGGLGGGSSNAACVLLALNEYSENPFSIDELMRLGLTLGADVPFFIFQKPAFASGVGEKLIPCRQMPPLSVIVVNPGVPASTVNVFKKLEFGLTFVPSYNINPSSNALPFGMKLDGREILHNDLEESACNLYPEIRAAKKEMVLLLQRNVYMSGSGSSLFALYSDHDVAERDYEQLLKARTENMKFVFLTKIKIGSLGC
- a CDS encoding DUF1844 domain-containing protein; this translates as MAQGDGFVMNEGQTNGSAPESALPKIDFSSFILSLYSSGLVQLGTVEDPSTGKKTRDLAMAKHTIDMIAMLQEKTEGNLTDDEKNLLKALLSELRMAYVKAKA
- the folD gene encoding bifunctional methylenetetrahydrofolate dehydrogenase/methenyltetrahydrofolate cyclohydrolase FolD is translated as MTAEIISGTEIRKTILAEIKTDVEKMKAKHGKVPGLVTILVGSNPASVSYVTLKVKTALSVGFNEIQDDQPEDISEADLLALIDKYNNDPDIHGILVQLPLPKHIDDKKVINAINPDKDVDAFHPVNVGRLMIGGDEAKFLPCTPAGIQEMIARSGTQTSGAEVVVVGRSNIVGKPIAIMLAQKGACANATVTIVHTRTKNLAAHCKRADILVVAAGVPDLVKPEWIKPGATVIDVGVNRVGVNETTGKAILKGDVDFDAAKAIAGKITPVPGGVGPMTIAMLMKNTLRAAQYALED
- a CDS encoding formate--tetrahydrofolate ligase, which encodes MALDPTKHADWEIAEDAEKRMLTIYKIGEKLGLTEDELLPHGHYIGKIDFMKVLNRLKDKPNGKYIDVTAITPTPLGEGKSTSAIGLVQGLGKLGKRVSAAIRQPSGGPTMNIKGSAAGGGLAQCIPLTPFSLGFTGDINAIMNAHNLAMVALTSRMQHERNYTDEQLERLSGMGRIDIDSTNIEMGWVMDFCCQALRNIIIGIDGVNGKFDGFMMKSKFGIAVSSEVMAILSLATDLKDMRERMGKIVVAYTKKGTPVTTEDLKVAGAMTAWMVDAMKPSLMQTLEGQPVIVHAAPFANIAIGQSSIIADKVGLKLADYHVTESGFGAGIGFEKFWNLKCRYSGLTPDCAVIVATIRALKCHGGAPVPVPGKPMPQAYGAENVGWVEKGCVNLIHHIRNVRKAGISPVVCINAFYTDTDAEIAKVRELVEAEGARVALSRHWEKGGAGAIEFAEAVVDACEEKTEFKFLYMLDMPLKQRIELIAKEVYGADGVDYSPVADRKLELLQADPDVTKMGVCMVKTHLSLSDNPGLKGAPKDWRLAIREVLIYRGAGFIVPVAGDISLMPGTCSNPAFKRIDVDVETGKVQGIF